The following coding sequences are from one Ursus arctos isolate Adak ecotype North America unplaced genomic scaffold, UrsArc2.0 scaffold_23, whole genome shotgun sequence window:
- the FLRT1 gene encoding leucine-rich repeat transmembrane protein FLRT1: MVVAHPTAPATTTPAATVTATVVMTTATMDLRDWLFLCYGLIAFLTEVIDSTTCPSVCRCDNGFIYCNDRGLTSIPADIPDDATTLYLQNNQINNAGIPQDLKTKVNVQVIYLYENDLDEFPVNLPRSLRELHLQDNNVRTIARDSLARIPLLEKLHLDDNSVSTVSIEEDAFADSKQLKLLFLSRNHLSSIPSGLPRTLEELRLDDNRISTIPLHAFKGLNSLRRLVLDGNLLANQRIADDTFSRLQNLTELSLVRNSLAAPPLHLPSAHLQKLYLQDNAISHIPYNTLAKMRELERLDLSNNNLTTLPRGLFDDLENLAQLLLRNNPWFCGCNLMWLRDWVKARAAVVNVRGLMCQGPEKVRGMAIKDITSEMDECFETGSQGGAANAAAKTTASNHASATTPQGSLFTLKAKRPGLRLPDSNLDYPMATGDGAKTLVIHVKPLTADSIRITWKATLPASSFRLSWLRLGHSPAVGSITETLVQGDKTEYLLTALEPKSTYIICMVTMETGNTYVADETPVCAKAETADSYGPTTTLNQEQNADPMAGLPLAGIIGGAVALVFLFLVLGAICWYVHRAGELLTRDRAYNRGSRKKDDYMESGTKKDNSILEIRGPGLQMLPINPYRAKEEYVVHTIFPSNGSSLCKGTHTIGYGTTRGYRDGGIPDIDYTYT; the protein is encoded by the coding sequence ATGGTGGTGGCACACCCCACTGCCCCCGCCACCACCACACCCGCTGCCACTGTCACAGCCACCGTCGTGATGACCACGGCCACCATGGACCTGCGGGACTGGCTTTTCCTCTGCTACGGGCTCATCGCCTTCCTGACGGAGGTCATCGACAGCACCACCTGCCCCTCAGTGTGCCGCTGCGACAACGGCTTCATCTACTGCAACGACCGGGGACTCACCTCCATCCCCGCCGACATCCCCGACGACGCCACCACCCTCTACCTGCAGAACAACCAGATCAACAACGCCGGCATCCCCCAGGACCTCAAGACCAAGGTCAACGTGCAGGTCATCTACCTGTACGAGAACGACCTGGACGAGTTCCCCGTCAACCTGCCCCGCTCCCTGCGGGAGCTGCACCTGCAGGACAACAACGTGCGCACCATCGCCAGGGACTCGCTGGCCCGCATCCCGCTGCTGGAGAAGCTGCACCTGGACGACAACTCCGTGTCCACCGTGAGCATCGAGGAGGACGCCTTTGCCGACAGCAAGCAGCTCAAGCTGCTCTTCCTGAGCCGGAACCATCTGAGCAGCATCCCCTCAGGGCTGCCTCGCACACTGGAGGAGCTGCGGCTGGATGACAACCGCATCTCCACCATCCCACTGCACGCCTTCAAGGGCCTCAACAGCCTCCGGCGCCTGGTCCTCGACGGCAACCTGCTGGCCAACCAGCGCATCGCCGACGACACGTTCAGCCGCCTGCAGAACCTCACCGAGCTCTCGCTGGTGCGCAACTCCCTGGCCGCGCCCCCGCTCCACCTGCCCAGCGCCCACCTGCAGAAGCTGTACCTGCAGGACAACGCCATCAGCCACATCCCCTACAACACGCTGGCCAAGATGCGCGAGCTGGAACGGCTGGACCTGTCCAACAACAACCTCACCACGCTGCCCCGTGGCCTGTTTGACGACCTGGAGAACCTGGCCCAGCTGCTCCTGCGGAACAACCCCTGGTTCTGCGGCTGTAACCTCATGTGGCTGCGGGACTGGGTGAAGGCACGGGCGGCCGTGGTCAACGTGCGAGGCCTCATGTGCCAGGGCCCCGAGAAGGTCCGGGGCATGGCCATCAAGGACATCACCAGCGAGATGGACGAGTGCTTCGAGACGGGGTCACAGGGAGGCGCGGCCAATGCTGCTGCCAAGACCACAGCCAGCAACCACGCCTCTGCCACCACACCCCAGGGCTCACTCTTCACCCTCAAGGCCAAGAGGCCAGGGCTGCGCCTCCCCGACTCCAACCTTGACTACCCCATGGCCACGGGCGACGGCGCCAAGACCCTGGTCATCCACGTGAAGCCCCTGACAGCCGACTCCATCCGCATCACCTGGAAGGCCACGCTCCCCGCCTCCTCCTTCCGGCTCAGCTGGCTGCGCCTGGGCCACAGCCCAGCCGTGGGCTCCATCACGGAGACGCTGGTGCAGGGGGACAAGACGGAGTACCTGCTGACGGCTTTGGAGCCCAAGTCCACCTATATCATCTGCATGGTCACCATGGAGACCGGCAACACCTACGTGGCTGACGAGACACCCGTGTGCGCCAAGGCGGAGACGGCAGATAGCTACGGCCCCACCACCACGCTGAACCAGGAGCAGAACGCAGACCCCATGGCGGGCCTGCCCCTAGCGGGCATCATCGGTGGTGCCGTGGCCCTCGTCTTCCTCTTCCTGGTCCTGGGGGCCATCTGCTGGTACGTGCACCGGGCTGGGGAGCTGCTGACCCGGGACCGGGCCTACAATCGGGGCAGCCGGAAGAAGGACGACTATATGGAGTCCGGGACCAAGAAGGATAACTCCATCCTGGAAATCCGGGGCCCCGGGCTCCAAATGTTGCCCATCAACCCTTACCGCGCCAAAGAGGAGTACGTGGTCCACACCATCTTCCCCTCCAACGGCAGCAGCCTCTGTAAGGGCACGCACACCATCGGTTACGGCACCACCCGCGGCTACCGGGACGGCGGCATCCCTGACATAGATTACACCTACACATGA